The Leucobacter viscericola genome includes a window with the following:
- a CDS encoding FadR/GntR family transcriptional regulator yields MAPLRDPALEEISEALHAAPGAETITRLSAIDAVRARILLAIEHRLYAPGEQLPPLEALAEGLDVAPITARRALETLVEDGALVRRRGRGGGTFVAASPPQIQDSAVNVFRADEDAIRLLIDQRCLMESALVAAAAERITVEECDDLEALVDAAEQATTWAAFHSADRRFHRRCAELSGLVEATSYQTTYEMLARYFLPYPLDRLGGSHREHRAIVEALRAGDGSRAATTTREHVGSLRRDMFMALPR; encoded by the coding sequence ATGGCCCCGCTTCGTGATCCCGCGCTCGAGGAGATTTCCGAGGCCCTGCACGCAGCCCCCGGCGCCGAAACCATCACCCGACTCTCCGCGATCGACGCCGTGCGCGCGCGTATTTTGCTCGCAATCGAGCACCGCCTGTATGCCCCGGGCGAGCAGCTCCCGCCGCTCGAAGCACTCGCCGAGGGGCTCGATGTTGCGCCGATCACGGCGCGCAGAGCACTCGAGACGCTGGTCGAAGACGGTGCGCTCGTGCGTCGCCGCGGCCGCGGCGGCGGCACCTTTGTCGCGGCGTCTCCCCCGCAGATTCAGGACTCCGCGGTAAACGTGTTCCGCGCCGACGAGGACGCGATCCGACTACTCATCGACCAGCGCTGCCTCATGGAGAGCGCCCTCGTTGCGGCGGCCGCCGAGCGCATCACCGTGGAAGAGTGCGACGATCTCGAAGCCCTAGTCGATGCCGCCGAGCAGGCCACCACCTGGGCGGCATTTCACAGCGCGGATCGCCGCTTTCACCGCCGCTGCGCAGAGCTGAGCGGGCTCGTAGAGGCCACGAGCTATCAGACCACCTACGAGATGCTGGCGCGCTACTTTCTGCCATATCCTCTTGATCGTCTCGGCGGATCCCACCGCGAGCACCGTGCAATAGTCGAGGCGCTGCGAGCGGGCGACGGATCACGAGCCGCCACCACCACCCGCGAGCACGTCGGGTCCCTGCGCCGCGACATGTTCATGGCGCTGCCGCGGTAG
- a CDS encoding APC family permease, with product MTDVSLKRTLRLPSLVIFGLAYLTPLIVLGIFGVIASETGGASASAYLIALVAMLFTANSYGRMARAYPVAGSAYTYVRRTIDGRIGFLVGWATMLDYLFLPMVIWLIGGSYLQAQFPGVPMPVWILGFIVITTILNVIGIKVADRTNLVLMSFQILVIVFFVALALANVASTDGAGGLISSAPFVGTDAGLAGIAGGAAIAAYSFLGFDAVTTLTEETIDPKRTVPKAIMLVALIGGGIFVVVAYAGQLVHPGGTFDNADTAAFEIAHRIGGAFFGAVFLAALVIAQFTSGIAAQAAGSRLLYAMGRDGVLPKRIFGALNARFQTPVFSLLAIAVVGLIAMVMDVATSTSFINFGAFIAFIMVNVSVIVYWARQRRAGNRLNVFLYLVAPIVGVIVIVILLTQLDIHAITLGLIWLGVGIVILAVTTRGFRKQPPELAVDDVESVEVGA from the coding sequence ATGACCGATGTATCTCTCAAGCGAACCCTGCGACTGCCGTCGCTGGTTATTTTTGGACTCGCCTACCTCACCCCGCTCATTGTGCTCGGCATCTTTGGGGTCATCGCCTCTGAGACCGGCGGCGCGAGTGCGAGTGCCTACCTGATCGCCCTGGTCGCGATGCTGTTCACGGCGAACAGCTACGGTCGCATGGCTCGGGCGTACCCGGTCGCAGGATCGGCCTACACGTACGTGCGCCGCACGATCGACGGCCGCATTGGCTTTCTCGTCGGCTGGGCAACGATGCTCGACTATCTGTTCTTGCCGATGGTGATCTGGCTGATTGGTGGATCGTACCTGCAGGCGCAGTTCCCGGGAGTGCCGATGCCGGTGTGGATCCTGGGCTTCATCGTGATCACGACCATCTTGAACGTGATCGGGATCAAGGTCGCCGACCGCACGAACCTCGTGCTTATGAGCTTCCAGATTCTCGTTATTGTCTTCTTTGTTGCGCTGGCGCTGGCGAATGTTGCGAGCACCGACGGAGCTGGCGGGCTGATCAGCTCGGCTCCGTTTGTGGGAACCGACGCGGGGCTGGCCGGGATCGCGGGCGGCGCTGCGATTGCTGCGTATTCGTTCCTTGGGTTTGACGCGGTGACCACCCTCACTGAGGAGACCATCGACCCGAAGCGCACGGTGCCGAAGGCGATCATGCTCGTTGCACTCATTGGTGGCGGCATCTTTGTGGTTGTCGCGTATGCGGGCCAGCTGGTGCACCCGGGAGGCACGTTCGACAACGCTGACACCGCGGCGTTCGAAATCGCGCACAGGATCGGCGGGGCGTTCTTCGGGGCTGTCTTCCTTGCAGCGCTGGTCATCGCGCAGTTCACCTCGGGCATCGCGGCGCAGGCCGCCGGCAGCCGCCTGCTCTACGCGATGGGCCGCGATGGCGTGTTGCCGAAGCGCATCTTCGGGGCGCTCAATGCGCGTTTTCAGACGCCCGTGTTCAGCCTGCTCGCGATTGCCGTCGTCGGCCTCATCGCGATGGTGATGGATGTTGCGACCTCAACGTCGTTCATCAACTTCGGTGCGTTTATCGCCTTCATTATGGTCAACGTGTCGGTGATCGTGTACTGGGCTCGGCAGCGTCGCGCGGGCAACCGCCTAAACGTGTTCCTGTACCTCGTGGCCCCGATTGTCGGTGTGATCGTGATTGTGATCCTGCTCACGCAGCTCGACATTCACGCGATCACACTCGGTCTGATCTGGCTCGGTGTTGGCATTGTGATCCTCGCGGTGACAACCCGCGGATTCCGCAAGCAGCCGCCGGAGCTCGCGGTTGATGATGTCGAGTCGGTCGAGGTCGGGGCCTAA
- a CDS encoding sulfite exporter TauE/SafE family protein — MTKTERPNFFPLLVIGVAAGILSGLFGIGGGTIIVPALMLWVGMEQRLAAGTSVAAILPTAVVGAITYAVQGHVDWIAAACLAVGIVAGAQLGSYLLAKLPTAFLRWLFMGFLVVVIVSLWFVVPARDDQIDLSIFAGIMLVLTGVITGILSGLLGVGGGVVVVPVLMFFFGANDLAAKGSSLVMMIPGSLSGTIGNSRRNNVDLRSAAIVGIAASVCVPFSSLFAAWIDPLIGNILFSLYLVFILGQMLVREVKKRRA; from the coding sequence ATGACCAAGACTGAACGCCCCAACTTCTTCCCCCTGCTCGTGATTGGTGTCGCGGCCGGCATTCTCTCGGGGCTGTTCGGGATCGGCGGCGGCACGATCATCGTGCCGGCTCTGATGCTGTGGGTCGGCATGGAACAGCGGTTGGCTGCGGGCACCTCGGTCGCGGCGATTCTGCCGACCGCGGTGGTCGGTGCGATCACCTATGCCGTGCAGGGGCACGTTGACTGGATCGCGGCGGCCTGCCTCGCGGTGGGCATCGTGGCGGGAGCGCAGCTCGGCAGTTACCTGCTGGCGAAACTGCCGACCGCCTTCTTGCGGTGGCTGTTCATGGGCTTCTTAGTTGTTGTGATCGTCAGCCTCTGGTTTGTGGTTCCGGCGCGTGACGATCAGATCGATCTGAGCATTTTTGCGGGCATCATGCTGGTGCTCACGGGTGTGATCACTGGCATTCTTTCTGGCCTGCTCGGGGTCGGCGGCGGTGTGGTTGTGGTGCCGGTGCTGATGTTCTTCTTTGGCGCGAACGACCTCGCCGCGAAGGGTAGCTCGCTCGTCATGATGATTCCGGGTTCGCTGTCAGGCACGATCGGAAACTCTCGTCGCAATAATGTCGACCTGCGCTCGGCTGCAATCGTTGGTATCGCCGCGAGCGTGTGTGTGCCGTTTAGCTCGCTCTTTGCCGCGTGGATCGATCCGCTCATCGGCAATATTTTGTTCTCGCTCTACCTGGTGTTTATTCTCGGGCAGATGCTGGTGCGGGAGGTCAAGAAGCGTCGGGCGTAG
- the pyrE gene encoding orotate phosphoribosyltransferase — MTSAREQLIELIKSDAVFHGDFTLTSGKKASYYVDMRKLSLDHRAAPLIGQVMLDLIDDIDGVVAVGGLTMGADPIASAILHQGIARGKTYDAFVVRKEPKDHGRGRQVEGPDLNGKRVIVVEDTSTTGGSPLQAIEALKKVGAIIAGVAVVVDRQAPAKARIEGEGYEYRFAIGLDDLGLEPQ; from the coding sequence ATGACCAGCGCGCGCGAACAGCTCATCGAACTCATCAAGTCGGACGCCGTTTTCCACGGCGACTTCACCCTCACGAGTGGCAAAAAGGCGAGCTACTACGTCGACATGCGCAAGCTCAGCCTTGATCACCGTGCAGCGCCGCTGATCGGTCAGGTCATGCTCGACCTCATCGACGATATCGACGGAGTTGTCGCGGTCGGCGGGCTCACGATGGGTGCGGACCCGATCGCGTCCGCGATCCTGCACCAGGGCATTGCTCGCGGCAAGACCTACGACGCCTTTGTTGTGCGCAAGGAGCCCAAGGACCACGGCCGCGGCCGCCAGGTTGAGGGCCCCGATCTGAACGGCAAGCGCGTGATCGTCGTTGAAGACACCTCGACGACCGGCGGTTCGCCGCTGCAGGCGATCGAGGCACTCAAGAAGGTCGGCGCGATCATCGCGGGTGTTGCGGTGGTTGTGGATCGCCAGGCCCCCGCCAAGGCTCGCATCGAGGGCGAGGGCTACGAGTACCGCTTCGCCATTGGCCTCGACGATCTCGGGCTCGAACCGCAGTAG
- a CDS encoding carbon-nitrogen hydrolase family protein has translation MSDLRIGVAQRAPLPCDDQTDALRALREDVAETLRKHPDIQMLVFPEMHLNGTEHLPEAERPAALEQAAVALDSDFVRALGEIAAEHGIWLCPGSLGERVAPSEQHPEGDFFNTQLLFDPAGKLRASYRKMFPWRPFEPHTPGTEFVVADLDGAGVAGMSICYDAWFPEHSRQIVWLGADVVLNIVKTTSPDREQELVLARANAIVNQCTVVSVNCAGPVGRGRSIVVGPEGFVLAEAGIGEETLVVTVDPDHTANVRERGTMFTNRMWDQLKPGDAEIPLPMYNGKISPANWAPRGTQSFDSTEME, from the coding sequence ATGAGCGACCTGCGGATTGGTGTGGCCCAGCGGGCACCACTGCCATGCGACGACCAGACGGACGCCCTGCGCGCCCTCCGTGAAGATGTGGCCGAGACGCTGCGTAAGCACCCGGACATTCAGATGCTGGTGTTCCCGGAGATGCACCTCAACGGCACCGAGCATCTGCCCGAGGCTGAGCGCCCTGCGGCGCTCGAACAGGCCGCCGTCGCACTCGACTCCGACTTCGTGCGCGCCCTCGGCGAGATCGCTGCCGAGCACGGCATCTGGCTCTGCCCCGGCAGCCTCGGCGAGCGAGTTGCGCCAAGCGAACAACACCCCGAGGGCGATTTCTTCAATACACAGTTGCTGTTCGATCCTGCCGGAAAACTGCGCGCGAGCTACCGCAAGATGTTCCCGTGGCGGCCGTTCGAACCGCACACCCCCGGCACCGAGTTTGTGGTCGCCGATCTCGACGGCGCCGGTGTTGCAGGCATGTCGATCTGCTACGACGCGTGGTTCCCCGAGCACTCCCGCCAGATCGTGTGGCTCGGCGCAGACGTGGTGCTCAACATCGTGAAGACCACCAGCCCTGACCGCGAGCAGGAACTGGTGCTCGCGCGCGCCAACGCGATCGTCAACCAGTGCACTGTGGTCAGTGTGAACTGCGCGGGTCCGGTCGGACGTGGCCGCAGCATCGTCGTTGGCCCAGAAGGGTTTGTGCTGGCGGAGGCCGGCATCGGAGAAGAAACCCTAGTGGTGACCGTCGATCCTGACCACACCGCAAACGTGCGCGAGCGCGGCACCATGTTCACCAACCGCATGTGGGATCAGCTGAAGCCTGGCGACGCCGAGATCCCACTTCCCATGTACAACGGCAAGATTTCCCCCGCGAACTGGGCACCTAGAGGAACGCAGTCGTTCGATTCAACCGAGATGGAGTAA
- a CDS encoding amino acid ABC transporter permease, which produces MSGQAGSALAVAAAPIPNLTTDDDVEAIPLRRPWRWVSAIVVLALVVSFVIVVATNPNLDFDTVGEFLFDSRILEGVWLTILITVISMVVSTVLAIVIAAMRLASNPVLTTVAWFYVWAFRGTPVLVQIVLWGYLGLLFDKVSLGIPLTDVVFWQMDTNSLVTPFIAGLLALTLNQAAYSSEIVRAGMMSVDEGQREAAYSLGMSPLYTFRRVLLPQAMRVIIPPMGNELISMLKNTSLLSVIAVMELYTQASVISSSNLKQVELLIVVSIWYLFMTSVLSVPQYYLERRFGRGSSRNLPPTPLQRVRAALASRRPGPEPAPETQIVSVP; this is translated from the coding sequence ATGAGCGGACAGGCAGGATCGGCCCTCGCTGTTGCCGCTGCGCCGATCCCGAACTTGACGACCGACGACGACGTCGAAGCCATCCCGCTGCGCCGGCCCTGGCGCTGGGTGAGTGCCATCGTGGTGCTTGCGCTCGTTGTGAGTTTTGTGATTGTGGTCGCGACGAACCCGAATCTCGACTTTGACACCGTGGGTGAGTTTCTCTTTGACTCGCGCATTCTTGAGGGTGTGTGGCTCACGATCCTGATCACCGTGATCTCGATGGTGGTGTCGACCGTTCTCGCGATTGTGATCGCGGCGATGCGGCTCGCCTCGAACCCCGTGCTGACGACGGTCGCGTGGTTTTATGTGTGGGCGTTTCGGGGAACTCCGGTGCTGGTGCAGATTGTGCTTTGGGGGTACCTGGGGCTGCTCTTTGACAAGGTGTCGCTCGGCATTCCGCTGACCGACGTGGTGTTCTGGCAGATGGACACGAACTCGCTCGTGACCCCGTTTATTGCGGGTCTGCTCGCGCTGACGCTGAACCAGGCCGCGTACTCGTCTGAGATTGTGCGCGCCGGCATGATGTCGGTCGATGAGGGGCAGCGCGAGGCCGCCTACTCGCTCGGCATGTCGCCGCTCTACACCTTCCGTCGGGTGCTGTTGCCGCAGGCGATGCGCGTGATCATTCCGCCGATGGGCAACGAGCTGATCTCCATGCTGAAGAACACCTCGCTGCTCTCGGTGATCGCCGTGATGGAGCTGTACACGCAGGCCTCCGTCATCTCGTCATCGAACCTCAAGCAGGTTGAGCTGCTGATTGTGGTCAGCATTTGGTACCTCTTTATGACGAGTGTGCTGTCGGTTCCGCAGTATTACCTGGAGCGTCGCTTCGGTCGCGGCAGCAGCCGCAACCTGCCGCCCACCCCGCTGCAACGTGTGCGCGCGGCGCTTGCCAGTCGGCGGCCCGGACCCGAGCCCGCTCCCGAGACACAGATTGTGAGTGTGCCATGA
- a CDS encoding gamma-glutamyltransferase family protein codes for MTTATGSRGAISTSHHLATEAGAAALEAGGNAIDAALAAAATLCVVYPNNVALGGDLVALVRSPDGRVRFLNATGTAPAGQTLEALRQKHGDALPLRGLDAITVPGGVRGWDALHQHGAALSWADHLATATRLAADGFPNSRSVAAALVGARDSLAQDPGASAVFYPGGEPIAEGQTLRQPALAESLRKLAAGGADEFYEGELASQWIAGLAELGSRITPADAAGFRPEWADPLEGSFAGLRVLTGPPNTSGFMLLRALNAVAAGIEDPLGEGAGELARAFREANSVRAAELADPAFGAVSGEDLVRMAAPDAVIAGDPKASGDTVGLSAISADGWAVSLINSVYWDFGAHILEPQTGIIFQNRGTSFSLDPASPNAFAPGKRPRHTLMPVLVLDGDEVAWVPATMGGSAQPQIHAQLLLRSLAGATPSEATHAPRWIVNEPAADGRVTVTAEADVPEATRDAIEAAGFTLHTVPSRTEKLGHSNLIRAHNAGYAAASDPRSDGSAIVVSA; via the coding sequence ATGACAACCGCCACGGGATCCCGCGGAGCCATCTCCACCTCCCACCACCTCGCAACCGAGGCCGGCGCCGCCGCGCTCGAAGCGGGCGGCAACGCCATCGACGCGGCGCTCGCTGCCGCGGCCACACTCTGCGTGGTGTATCCGAACAACGTTGCCCTTGGCGGTGACCTCGTTGCCCTTGTGCGCAGCCCCGACGGGCGCGTGCGCTTTCTCAACGCCACGGGCACCGCGCCCGCCGGCCAGACACTCGAGGCGCTTCGGCAGAAGCACGGCGACGCGCTTCCGCTGCGCGGCCTCGACGCCATCACTGTTCCCGGAGGCGTGCGTGGCTGGGACGCGCTGCATCAACACGGAGCTGCCCTGAGCTGGGCTGACCACCTCGCGACGGCGACTCGGCTCGCGGCGGACGGCTTCCCGAACTCGCGCTCCGTCGCAGCCGCGCTCGTCGGGGCCCGAGACTCGCTCGCGCAAGATCCCGGAGCCAGCGCGGTCTTCTACCCGGGCGGCGAACCGATCGCCGAGGGGCAGACCCTCCGGCAGCCCGCGCTCGCGGAGTCTCTGCGAAAGCTCGCCGCTGGCGGCGCCGATGAGTTTTACGAGGGTGAGCTCGCCAGCCAGTGGATTGCGGGGCTGGCCGAGCTTGGATCCCGAATCACCCCCGCCGACGCCGCAGGGTTCAGACCCGAGTGGGCGGATCCTCTCGAGGGTTCTTTTGCCGGGCTGCGTGTGCTCACTGGCCCGCCCAACACCTCGGGATTTATGCTGTTGCGGGCGCTGAACGCTGTCGCTGCTGGCATCGAGGATCCGCTGGGTGAGGGAGCCGGGGAACTAGCGCGGGCCTTCCGCGAGGCAAACTCAGTGCGTGCAGCGGAGCTCGCTGATCCCGCATTCGGCGCTGTCTCAGGTGAGGATCTCGTGCGCATGGCCGCTCCCGACGCCGTTATCGCGGGGGATCCGAAAGCAAGCGGCGACACCGTTGGCCTCAGTGCGATCAGCGCCGACGGTTGGGCCGTATCGCTGATCAACTCGGTCTATTGGGACTTCGGAGCCCACATTCTTGAACCGCAGACCGGCATCATCTTTCAGAATCGCGGCACCTCATTTTCACTCGATCCCGCGTCGCCGAACGCGTTTGCGCCGGGCAAGCGCCCGCGTCACACGCTGATGCCGGTACTGGTGCTAGACGGTGACGAGGTGGCATGGGTACCCGCGACGATGGGAGGATCCGCGCAGCCCCAGATTCACGCGCAACTGCTTTTGCGGTCGCTCGCAGGTGCGACCCCGAGCGAGGCGACCCACGCGCCACGGTGGATCGTGAACGAGCCCGCGGCTGACGGACGCGTCACCGTGACCGCGGAAGCCGACGTGCCGGAGGCGACCCGCGATGCGATCGAGGCCGCAGGGTTTACACTTCACACTGTGCCTTCACGTACAGAAAAGCTCGGACACTCGAACCTGATCCGCGCCCACAACGCGGGCTATGCGGCGGCGAGTGACCCGCGCTCCGATGGATCGGCCATTGTGGTGTCCGCTTAA
- a CDS encoding amino acid ABC transporter ATP-binding protein produces MSTVDVVAGVGVAAPAGPVGQSLVEVRRVRKSFGAHQVLRDVSLAVPAGTVTVLLGPSGSGKSTLLRCINHLESIDGGRIIVDGELIGYRQAGAKIHEMTPRQIAKQRQGIGMVFQRFNLFPHMTALENVCEAPVGVVRRSRSAAKQQALALLDRVGLADFAGHYPAQLSGGQQQRVAIARALAMEPKLMLFDEPTSALDPELVGDVLDVMRELARDGMTMIVVTHEIGFARGVADQVVFMDGGVVVEAGPPEEVLDNPQRQRTQNFLESVK; encoded by the coding sequence ATGAGCACTGTAGATGTTGTTGCTGGTGTCGGCGTTGCCGCCCCAGCCGGGCCTGTAGGCCAGTCGCTCGTTGAGGTTCGGCGAGTGCGCAAGAGCTTCGGAGCGCACCAGGTGCTGCGCGATGTGTCGCTTGCGGTGCCGGCTGGCACTGTGACGGTGCTGCTTGGTCCATCAGGATCAGGGAAGTCAACACTGCTGCGGTGCATCAACCACCTGGAGAGCATTGACGGTGGCCGGATCATCGTCGACGGCGAACTGATCGGGTATCGCCAGGCCGGTGCGAAGATCCACGAGATGACCCCTCGCCAGATCGCGAAGCAGCGGCAGGGGATTGGCATGGTGTTCCAGCGCTTCAACCTCTTCCCGCACATGACCGCTCTCGAGAACGTGTGTGAGGCTCCAGTTGGTGTGGTGCGGCGGAGCCGTTCTGCCGCGAAGCAGCAGGCTTTGGCATTGCTTGACCGCGTGGGGCTCGCCGACTTTGCGGGTCACTATCCGGCGCAGCTCTCTGGTGGGCAACAGCAGCGTGTGGCGATTGCGCGGGCGCTCGCGATGGAGCCGAAGCTGATGCTGTTCGACGAGCCGACGTCGGCGCTCGATCCTGAGCTTGTTGGTGACGTGCTCGATGTGATGCGAGAGCTCGCCCGCGACGGCATGACGATGATCGTGGTGACGCACGAGATCGGCTTTGCCCGCGGGGTCGCGGATCAGGTTGTCTTCATGGATGGCGGGGTAGTTGTTGAGGCAGGGCCACCCGAGGAAGTGCTCGATAACCCGCAGCGGCAGCGTACGCAGAACTTCCTGGAGAGTGTGAAGTAG
- a CDS encoding alpha/beta hydrolase, translating into MTTQTSRPAAWFSWASLMLSAATLGVILWACLTAWGAVVHGHPAYAIVLTISALGALLLGWLSLRKIRRRSKDERAETIRIGVWGVVWRVLLIALGVVWIAILAWLRPYVAVEPALAAMHSDKTVTVTETTTDIELRPTDAKTPESSTGVFFQPGALVDARAYAAVLRPLAEDGHTVVITKQPLGIAFLALSAFDSAKASNPEVAQWVVAGHSLGGTVAAIEATEKNAPVAGLLFYASYPANDISETLTVPVESISGSLDGLATPAKIKASRSNLPADATFTVIKGGTHAQFGSYGPQSGDNTPTISNEAARKQISEASVSFVDSVSK; encoded by the coding sequence GTGACCACACAAACCTCCCGCCCCGCTGCATGGTTCTCCTGGGCAAGCTTGATGCTGTCAGCCGCAACCCTCGGTGTCATCCTCTGGGCCTGCCTCACCGCTTGGGGCGCCGTGGTTCACGGCCACCCCGCCTACGCGATCGTCCTGACGATCTCGGCCCTCGGCGCACTTCTGCTCGGCTGGCTGTCGCTGCGCAAGATTCGGCGGAGAAGCAAGGACGAGCGGGCTGAGACCATACGGATCGGCGTCTGGGGAGTCGTGTGGCGCGTTCTGCTGATCGCGCTGGGAGTGGTTTGGATCGCGATCCTTGCCTGGCTGCGCCCGTATGTCGCAGTCGAACCCGCTCTAGCGGCGATGCACTCAGACAAGACCGTGACCGTCACGGAAACGACCACGGACATTGAACTTCGTCCGACCGACGCGAAGACACCTGAGAGCAGCACCGGAGTCTTCTTTCAGCCCGGCGCGCTGGTCGACGCGCGTGCCTACGCCGCGGTACTACGGCCTCTCGCCGAAGATGGCCACACGGTCGTCATCACCAAACAGCCGTTGGGGATCGCGTTCCTCGCACTGTCTGCTTTTGACAGCGCAAAAGCCTCAAACCCAGAAGTCGCCCAGTGGGTGGTCGCGGGGCATTCGCTCGGCGGAACAGTCGCGGCGATAGAGGCCACTGAGAAGAACGCCCCGGTCGCGGGGCTTCTCTTCTACGCCTCCTATCCTGCAAACGACATCAGCGAAACGCTGACGGTTCCGGTGGAATCGATTTCGGGAAGCCTCGACGGACTCGCGACCCCCGCGAAGATCAAGGCCTCACGCTCGAATCTTCCGGCGGACGCCACCTTCACAGTTATCAAGGGAGGCACCCACGCCCAGTTCGGCAGCTACGGCCCGCAGAGCGGCGACAACACACCCACCATCAGCAACGAGGCGGCCCGCAAGCAGATCTCGGAGGCGTCCGTCAGCTTCGTCGATTCAGTGAGCAAGTGA